One Chryseobacterium sp. StRB126 genomic region harbors:
- a CDS encoding SRPBCC family protein — protein MLNIYHSLLIGASREKVYHAISSQSGLSAWWTPQAKTSAEIGSIARFSFGPDYFKEMKLVKLSPFEEIQWHCVSGAHEWIGTDISFHLLSGDKETLRKMHPEMEGQIEQLVYDSGTLLIFHHKGWDTYSPMFAECNYTWGQFLRSLKLLCETGKGKPWPHQHRL, from the coding sequence ATGCTGAATATTTATCATTCTTTACTCATTGGAGCATCAAGGGAAAAAGTCTATCACGCTATCAGCAGCCAGTCCGGATTATCTGCATGGTGGACACCGCAGGCCAAAACCAGTGCTGAAATTGGCAGTATTGCCCGGTTCTCTTTTGGCCCGGATTATTTTAAGGAAATGAAACTCGTAAAGCTTAGCCCTTTTGAAGAAATTCAGTGGCATTGTGTTTCAGGCGCTCATGAGTGGATAGGAACTGATATTTCTTTTCATCTTTTATCCGGCGATAAGGAAACATTGCGTAAAATGCATCCGGAAATGGAAGGCCAAATTGAGCAATTGGTATATGACAGCGGTACCTTATTAATTTTTCACCACAAGGGCTGGGATACCTATTCACCTATGTTTGCTGAATGCAATTATACCTGGGGACAATTTCTGAGAAGTTTAAAATTGCTTTGTGAAACCGGCAAAGGCAAGCCCTGGCCTCACCAGCACCGTCTGTGA